A genome region from Vicinamibacteria bacterium includes the following:
- the nadS gene encoding NadS family protein has translation MKKKDFDKLVASIKQAGKIKRGKSRPSRVFRFRPADIKAIREKIGVSQSEFALMIGVSVSTLQNWEQGRRQPDGPARALLKVAAENPEAVAEALTA, from the coding sequence GTGAAGAAGAAGGATTTCGACAAGCTCGTTGCAAGCATCAAGCAGGCCGGCAAGATTAAGCGGGGAAAGTCGAGGCCCTCGCGGGTGTTTCGGTTTAGGCCTGCCGACATCAAGGCGATTCGAGAGAAGATCGGCGTTTCACAGTCGGAGTTTGCGTTGATGATCGGCGTCAGTGTTTCAACGCTGCAGAATTGGGAGCAGGGACGACGGCAGCCAGACGGGCCAGCTCGCGCACTACTAAAGGTGGCCGCAGAGAACCCGGAGGCTGTCGCTGAGGCGCTCACCGCTTGA